From a single Azospirillum fermentarium genomic region:
- a CDS encoding HAD family hydrolase yields MAFFDFDGTLIRGDSLPLFIAEVIGRHRTRLAFADALRSATHRHLRGRPLGADFRGTVKAIVLKRTLRGVPLAVAEAAAERLAQRLRWHGPMVEALHAHRDAGRTVVVATGALNVYMPALLRHLPVDHLMATEMEVADGHLTGRIVSGNCVRGHKADRVQAWLAQHGPFPRTWGYGNHPSDRPMLALLDEPAVIRIR; encoded by the coding sequence GTGGCTTTCTTCGATTTCGACGGCACGCTGATCCGCGGGGACAGCCTGCCGCTGTTCATCGCCGAGGTGATCGGGCGCCACCGCACCCGTCTGGCCTTTGCCGACGCCCTGCGCTCGGCCACCCACCGCCATCTGCGCGGGCGGCCCCTGGGCGCCGATTTCCGCGGCACGGTCAAGGCCATCGTGCTGAAGCGCACCTTGCGCGGGGTGCCGCTGGCGGTGGCGGAAGCGGCGGCGGAACGGCTGGCGCAGCGTCTGCGCTGGCACGGCCCGATGGTGGAGGCGCTGCACGCCCACCGCGACGCCGGACGCACGGTGGTGGTGGCGACCGGGGCGCTGAACGTCTACATGCCGGCGCTGCTGCGCCACCTGCCCGTCGATCACCTGATGGCGACCGAGATGGAGGTGGCGGACGGCCACCTGACCGGCCGCATCGTATCGGGCAACTGCGTGCGCGGGCACAAGGCGGACCGGGTGCAGGCGTGGCTGGCCCAGCACGGCCCCTTTCCCCGCACCTGGGGGTACGGCAACCACCCCAGCGACCGCCCCATGCTGGCCCTGCTGGACGAGCCGGCGGTGATCCGCATCCGCTGA
- a CDS encoding PQQ-dependent sugar dehydrogenase: MHRSSPWIIPAALALAAVLAPPAWAQTAGHPVGTKLHVRFQDLPKPYDEPAASNPPQRVDRPAGMPLAVPPGFTATLFADAVDNARNLLPLPDGSVLVAQQRPGTLTRLVDRDGDGQADDRSVWAVDFNRPFGLAFHGDAVWVGDVEGIWRLPWTPGADRTTGERQRVTPPGALGPAEGHSTRSLAISPDGRFLYVGVGSRGNIGVEPEPRATVLRFNSDGSGGRVFAAGLRNPVGIAVRPGTGDLYTVVNERDGLGDRLVPDYLTRVRDGGFYGWPYAYLGPHPQPRFADKAPAKVKATIPPDVLFEAHSAPIGLTFGQGLRFPERYRQGAFVGMHGSWNRSSGTGYHVAFVPFENGKPTGGYEVFAAGFHLSTPARQRPRVWGRPAGVAAAGDGSLLIADSFGAVWRVAWAGKEG, translated from the coding sequence TTGCACCGATCCTCGCCCTGGATCATCCCCGCAGCGCTGGCTCTGGCGGCGGTGCTTGCCCCACCGGCGTGGGCGCAGACCGCCGGGCATCCCGTGGGCACGAAGCTGCATGTGCGGTTCCAGGATCTGCCCAAACCCTATGACGAACCCGCCGCGTCCAACCCGCCGCAGCGGGTGGACCGGCCCGCCGGCATGCCGCTGGCGGTGCCGCCGGGCTTCACCGCCACCCTGTTCGCCGACGCGGTGGACAACGCGCGCAACCTGCTGCCCCTGCCCGACGGCAGCGTTCTGGTGGCGCAGCAGCGTCCGGGCACGCTGACCCGGCTGGTGGACCGCGACGGCGACGGGCAGGCCGACGACCGGTCGGTGTGGGCGGTGGATTTCAACCGGCCCTTCGGTCTGGCCTTTCACGGCGATGCCGTGTGGGTGGGGGATGTGGAGGGGATCTGGCGGCTGCCCTGGACGCCGGGCGCGGACCGGACCACGGGCGAACGGCAGCGGGTGACCCCACCGGGTGCGCTGGGACCGGCGGAGGGACACTCCACCCGTTCGCTCGCCATCTCCCCCGACGGGCGTTTCCTGTATGTGGGCGTGGGGTCGCGCGGCAACATCGGCGTGGAGCCGGAGCCGCGGGCCACGGTCCTGCGGTTCAACAGCGACGGCAGCGGCGGGCGGGTGTTCGCCGCGGGCCTGCGCAACCCGGTGGGCATCGCCGTCCGGCCCGGCACCGGCGACCTCTACACCGTGGTCAACGAACGCGACGGGCTGGGCGACCGGCTGGTGCCCGATTACCTGACGCGGGTGCGCGACGGGGGATTCTACGGCTGGCCCTACGCCTATCTCGGCCCCCACCCGCAGCCGCGGTTCGCCGACAAGGCCCCCGCCAAGGTCAAGGCCACCATCCCCCCCGACGTGCTGTTCGAGGCGCACTCCGCCCCCATCGGCCTGACCTTCGGCCAGGGCCTGCGCTTTCCCGAGCGCTACCGCCAGGGGGCGTTCGTCGGCATGCACGGGTCGTGGAACCGGTCCAGCGGCACGGGATACCACGTGGCCTTCGTCCCCTTCGAGAACGGCAAACCCACCGGCGGGTACGAGGTGTTCGCCGCCGGCTTCCACCTGTCCACCCCGGCGCGCCAGCGTCCCCGCGTGTGGGGCCGCCCGGCGGGCGTGGCGGCGGCCGGCGACGGCAGCCTGCTGATCGCCGACAGCTTCGGCGCCGTGTGGCGCGTGGCCTGGGCCGGCAAGGAGGGATGA
- a CDS encoding SAM hydrolase/SAM-dependent halogenase family protein — translation MIVLFTDFGLTGPYTGQVKAVLAREAPGVPVIDLFADAPAFDPQLSSYLLAAYAREFPIGTVFLCVVDPGVGTERRPLLVTADGRVFTGPDNGLFDGVCRHAVDVSAVEIGWRPTRLSASFHGRDLFAPVAARAAFGRMPAGTPLPVSEIVRPDWPEDLPRIVYIDGYGNLMTGLRASAVPPDAWLSVGGWTVRRARTFADVPPGEALWYENANGLAEIAVNQGRADRALSVALGDDVIVGPGGG, via the coding sequence ATGATTGTTCTGTTTACCGATTTCGGCCTGACCGGCCCCTATACCGGCCAGGTCAAGGCCGTGCTGGCGCGGGAGGCGCCGGGGGTGCCGGTGATCGACCTGTTCGCCGACGCCCCCGCCTTCGACCCGCAACTGTCCTCGTACCTGCTGGCAGCCTATGCACGGGAATTTCCCATCGGCACGGTGTTCTTGTGCGTGGTCGATCCCGGCGTCGGCACCGAACGGCGCCCGCTGCTGGTGACGGCGGACGGGCGCGTCTTCACCGGCCCCGACAACGGGCTGTTCGACGGGGTATGCCGCCACGCGGTGGACGTGTCGGCGGTGGAGATCGGGTGGCGGCCCACCCGGCTGTCGGCCAGCTTTCACGGACGCGACCTGTTCGCCCCCGTGGCCGCGCGGGCGGCGTTCGGGCGGATGCCGGCGGGCACGCCGCTGCCCGTTTCCGAGATCGTCCGTCCCGATTGGCCGGAGGATCTGCCGCGCATCGTCTACATCGACGGGTACGGCAACCTGATGACCGGGCTGCGGGCGTCGGCGGTGCCGCCCGATGCGTGGCTGTCGGTGGGCGGGTGGACGGTGCGCCGTGCCCGCACCTTCGCCGACGTGCCGCCGGGCGAGGCCCTGTGGTACGAGAACGCCAACGGTCTGGCCGAAATCGCCGTCAATCAGGGCCGCGCCGACCGGGCGCTGTCGGTGGCGCTGGGCGATGACGTGATCGTCGGGCCGGGCGGGGGATGA
- a CDS encoding AbrB/MazE/SpoVT family DNA-binding domain-containing protein has translation MELTVTSKGQITLRQAVLDHLGIKPGERVDVELLPDGRAELRPAGARPGLAGLRGVLRRPGQKPISLEEMQAAIEKPGER, from the coding sequence GTGGAGCTGACGGTGACCTCCAAGGGCCAGATCACGCTGCGGCAGGCCGTGCTCGACCATCTTGGCATCAAGCCGGGCGAGCGCGTCGATGTCGAGTTGCTGCCCGATGGCCGGGCCGAATTGCGCCCCGCCGGCGCCCGGCCCGGTTTGGCTGGCCTCCGCGGCGTTCTGCGGCGCCCCGGTCAAAAGCCGATATCCCTGGAAGAGATGCAGGCCGCCATCGAAAAACCGGGTGAGCGGTGA
- the ppk2 gene encoding polyphosphate kinase 2 — MSEVKTAGAEAHDKPKKKKKAPKLKDLGLGAPVTGGEILRDAREAAAIEDHWSAVGNGAKRPKDGKKVKYIDELARLQFELIKLQEWVRVNGLKVCVLFEGRDAAGKGGVIKRITESLNPRVCRIVALGTPTEKERGQWYFQRYVSQLPAKGEIVLFDRSWYNRAGVEHVMGFCTDEEYHEFLRACPLFEEMLVRSGIILIKYWFSVSDEEQEKRFTERMRNPIKRWKLSPMDLESRKHWVEYSKAKDAMLEHTDKKLTPWYIVDADNKKKARLNCIRHLLQQIPYQDIAPVELELPPRQNDDGYTRPKKSKQNWVPEVY; from the coding sequence ATGAGCGAGGTCAAGACGGCCGGAGCCGAGGCACACGACAAGCCGAAGAAAAAGAAGAAGGCGCCGAAACTGAAAGACCTCGGGCTCGGCGCGCCGGTCACCGGCGGCGAGATCCTGCGCGACGCCCGGGAGGCCGCCGCCATCGAGGATCATTGGAGCGCCGTCGGCAACGGCGCCAAGCGGCCCAAGGACGGCAAGAAGGTCAAATACATCGACGAGCTGGCCCGGCTGCAGTTCGAACTGATCAAGCTGCAGGAATGGGTCCGGGTCAACGGGCTGAAGGTCTGCGTGCTGTTCGAGGGCCGCGACGCCGCCGGCAAGGGCGGGGTGATCAAGCGCATCACCGAAAGCCTGAACCCCCGCGTGTGCCGGATCGTGGCGCTCGGCACCCCGACCGAGAAGGAACGCGGGCAATGGTACTTCCAGCGCTACGTTTCCCAGCTTCCCGCCAAGGGTGAAATCGTGCTGTTCGACCGCAGTTGGTACAACCGCGCCGGGGTCGAGCATGTCATGGGCTTCTGCACCGACGAGGAATATCACGAGTTCCTGCGCGCCTGCCCGCTGTTCGAAGAGATGCTGGTCCGGTCCGGCATCATCCTGATCAAATACTGGTTCTCGGTCAGCGACGAGGAACAGGAAAAGCGCTTCACCGAGCGGATGCGCAACCCCATCAAGCGCTGGAAGCTCAGCCCGATGGACCTGGAATCCCGCAAGCACTGGGTCGAGTACTCCAAGGCCAAGGATGCCATGCTGGAGCACACCGACAAGAAGCTGACGCCCTGGTACATCGTCGATGCCGACAACAAGAAGAAGGCACGGCTGAACTGCATCCGCCACCTGCTTCAGCAGATCCCCTATCAGGACATCGCCCCGGTGGAACTGGAACTGCCGCCGCGGCAGAACGACGACGGCTATACCCGGCCCAAGAAGTCCAAGCAGAACTGGGTGCCGGAGGTCTATTGA
- a CDS encoding Fur family transcriptional regulator, protein MSSRLEDLCIQKGLKMTDQRRVISRVLSEATDHPDVEEVHRRSVIIDPRISIATVYRTMRLFEEAQVIDRLDFGDGRARYEEKRDEHHDHLINLQTGEVVEFTNEELEKLKHAIARDLGYELVGHRLELFGIPLARTRADEGNA, encoded by the coding sequence ATGAGTTCCCGCCTCGAAGACCTGTGTATCCAAAAAGGGTTGAAGATGACCGACCAGCGCCGCGTCATTTCACGCGTGCTGTCGGAGGCCACCGATCATCCCGACGTTGAGGAGGTTCACCGCCGTTCGGTCATCATCGACCCGCGCATTTCCATCGCCACCGTCTACCGCACCATGCGCCTGTTCGAAGAGGCGCAGGTCATCGACCGGCTCGATTTCGGCGACGGCCGCGCCCGGTACGAGGAAAAGCGCGACGAGCATCACGATCATCTGATCAACCTGCAGACCGGCGAGGTGGTGGAGTTCACCAACGAGGAGCTGGAAAAGCTCAAGCACGCCATCGCCCGCGACCTGGGATACGAGCTGGTGGGCCACCGCCTGGAACTGTTCGGCATCCCGCTGGCCCGCACACGCGCCGACGAGGGTAACGCCTGA
- a CDS encoding sensor histidine kinase — MTLQEPLECAMGGGDSAAPQGGASPVARLARPEPPVSPEMWGMDVFARFESDPALPAVAVTEGGRIVGLVERAALTATFAKPLMSDLYGRRPVRLVMDPAPLLVEAASTLAEVGLRIASEKPAAMAGGFIVVRNGAYVGVASAIDLMTATVEETELRSRQLEEARFQAEKANRAKTAFLANMSHEIRTPLNAMMGFADLLHQEVLGPLGNDLYRDYAGDIVASGRHLMDLINDLLDLSKADADRLELFESTVDVHRAALVCTRLLSERAMRANVTVRCAVPPGIPALQADERKLRQMLLNLLSNAVKFTPTGGTITLDGAVDAGGALVLWCRDTGIGMTPADMEKALEPWGQVDSALARTHIGTGLGLPLTKALVEAHGGALVMDSAPGQGSVISLRFPPERVLAPVQDADSAPVRWTGDGA; from the coding sequence GTGACGCTGCAGGAGCCGTTGGAGTGCGCGATGGGCGGCGGTGACAGTGCCGCTCCCCAGGGGGGGGCGTCTCCCGTCGCGCGGCTGGCCCGGCCCGAACCGCCCGTCTCGCCCGAGATGTGGGGCATGGACGTCTTCGCCCGCTTCGAATCCGACCCCGCCCTGCCCGCCGTCGCGGTGACCGAGGGGGGGCGGATCGTCGGGCTGGTGGAGCGCGCCGCCCTGACCGCCACCTTCGCCAAGCCGCTGATGTCCGACCTGTACGGCCGCCGCCCGGTGCGTCTGGTGATGGACCCCGCCCCGCTGCTGGTGGAGGCCGCATCCACCCTGGCCGAGGTGGGGCTGCGCATCGCGTCGGAAAAGCCCGCGGCCATGGCCGGCGGCTTCATCGTCGTGCGCAACGGTGCCTATGTCGGCGTGGCCTCGGCCATCGACCTGATGACCGCCACGGTGGAGGAGACCGAGCTGCGCTCCCGCCAGTTGGAGGAGGCGCGGTTCCAGGCGGAAAAGGCCAACCGGGCCAAGACCGCCTTTCTCGCCAACATGAGCCACGAGATCCGCACGCCCCTGAACGCCATGATGGGGTTCGCCGACCTGCTGCACCAGGAGGTGCTGGGGCCGCTGGGCAACGATCTCTACCGCGACTATGCCGGTGACATCGTGGCCAGCGGGCGGCACCTGATGGACCTGATCAACGACCTGCTGGACCTGTCCAAGGCCGATGCGGACCGGTTGGAGCTGTTCGAATCCACGGTGGACGTGCACCGCGCCGCCCTGGTCTGCACCCGGCTGCTCAGCGAGCGGGCCATGCGCGCCAACGTCACCGTGCGCTGCGCCGTGCCTCCCGGCATTCCCGCCCTGCAGGCCGACGAACGCAAGCTGCGGCAGATGCTGCTGAACCTGCTGTCGAACGCCGTGAAGTTCACCCCCACCGGCGGCACCATCACGCTGGACGGGGCGGTGGACGCCGGCGGCGCGCTGGTGCTGTGGTGCCGCGACACCGGGATCGGCATGACCCCCGCCGACATGGAAAAGGCGCTGGAGCCGTGGGGGCAGGTGGACAGCGCGCTGGCCCGCACCCACATCGGCACCGGCCTCGGCCTGCCCCTGACCAAGGCGCTGGTGGAGGCCCACGGCGGGGCGCTGGTGATGGACAGCGCGCCGGGCCAAGGCTCGGTCATCAGCCTGCGCTTCCCGCCCGAACGGGTGCTGGCCCCGGTGCAGGACGCCGATTCGGCCCCGGTGCGCTGGACGGGGGACGGGGCCTGA
- the gpt gene encoding xanthine phosphoribosyltransferase gives MADPASYTRHFPVSWDELHRNAKALSWRLVDQGPWKGIVAVTRGGLVPAAIIARELEIRLIDTICVSTYDHMNQRESMVLKGTEGGDGEGWLIIDDLVDTGKTAIIVRKMLPKAHFATVYAKPAGRPLVDTFITEVSQDTWIQFPWDIELQYAQPIVSRTRGDK, from the coding sequence ATGGCCGATCCCGCGTCGTACACCCGTCACTTCCCCGTTTCGTGGGACGAACTGCACCGCAACGCCAAGGCCCTGTCGTGGCGTCTGGTCGATCAGGGACCGTGGAAGGGCATCGTGGCCGTGACCCGCGGCGGGCTGGTGCCGGCGGCCATCATCGCCCGCGAGCTGGAAATCCGGCTGATCGACACGATCTGCGTGTCCACCTACGACCACATGAACCAGCGCGAATCCATGGTGCTGAAGGGCACCGAGGGCGGCGACGGCGAAGGCTGGCTGATCATCGACGATCTGGTCGATACCGGGAAGACCGCCATCATCGTGCGCAAGATGCTGCCCAAGGCCCATTTCGCCACCGTCTATGCCAAACCCGCCGGCCGCCCGCTGGTGGACACCTTCATCACCGAGGTCAGCCAGGACACCTGGATCCAGTTCCCCTGGGACATCGAGCTGCAATACGCCCAGCCCATCGTCAGCCGCACCCGCGGGGACAAGTAA
- a CDS encoding response regulator — protein sequence MFSIDIPPGTPPPRRAVVAEADPALRAALAVALRRCGFTVAAAADPMAALALVSEAETALALFSRGGRHDGEQAAALAVALSPHTRILLTTPGADGADAAPADGDPFPILPLTADPVRLAARLRRWLASTPLAA from the coding sequence ATGTTCAGCATCGACATTCCCCCCGGCACCCCGCCCCCGCGCCGCGCCGTGGTGGCCGAGGCCGACCCGGCGCTGCGCGCCGCCCTGGCGGTGGCGCTGCGGCGGTGCGGCTTTACCGTGGCCGCCGCCGCCGATCCCATGGCCGCCCTGGCGCTGGTGTCGGAAGCCGAAACCGCGCTGGCGCTGTTCAGCCGCGGCGGGCGGCATGACGGGGAGCAGGCGGCGGCCCTGGCGGTGGCGCTGTCGCCGCACACCCGCATCCTGCTGACCACCCCCGGCGCCGACGGTGCGGACGCGGCCCCGGCGGACGGCGATCCCTTTCCCATCCTGCCGCTGACGGCGGACCCGGTGCGTCTGGCCGCGCGGCTGCGCCGCTGGCTGGCATCCACCCCCCTGGCCGCCTGA
- a CDS encoding PAS-domain containing protein, with the protein MAGRFSLQRILLMALAGGLAMISFIHTVTEAYKDGMDEAVFALAGIVSAFLLAAVLFRQEKQRLVHAREAVQAADARLESANRRMVEAVEVVSEGFALFDPADRLVHCNRHYRNLYPLTDIREGMTFEELIRNGAAHGQYAACPPGDIEPWIAERMAHHRNPGASFEQELDGGRWLRVSEWRTSDGGYVGIRTDITEHKRREAELAEKTELLETVFAAMTQGVAVWAANGQLLTWNRRFSEMLDLPPGWLRPGRTKKEMLRLLAERGEFGPGSPEALVNKRLVTLGPKAAGGRTEHRRPDGTVLERTVVPVAGGRTMLVSYTDISAFRRVETDLRESEERFRQLSDAATDAIVMHEAGIVMDANAAACTLLGLAAGQLVGRPVLSLIAPEDIAKASQRLRDHSETPFELTCRRADGTRLLVEGRTRYVAYRGRMVGIVSARDITETRRTQEQMRAAKEQAELASKAKSEFLRTISHEIRTPMNGVLGTLGLLLDGELDEQQRIYATTARESGEALLAILNDILDLSKMEAGRLALEEHRFHLVELVESVVELLSARATAKGITLAACVPAQVPVSLRGDAGRLRQILLNLAGNAVKFTESGGVSVTVELAAPHGGPSVDGGGPVHLHFRITDTGIGIAPDALPSLFTEFTQVDPQPSRRHGGTGLGLAICKRLVQLMGGRIGVESTLGRGSVFWFTVPLHRQPGDAAGQGGGLTARLSGRRILLLDPSPIGRDTMAAQLRSWGAHVDATGDTAAALRLAGTAPIDMALVDGDERALPNLIGALRGAGVRRIIRLTMVGQHCDGLPAGTDALVIKPVRQRRLLDVLEGKPGDSALPPPRPARLQAAAVAGRRLLLAEDSPTNQLVAASFLKAAGYQVDVAANGLEAVEAARTLPYDLILMDLAMPEMDGLTAARTLRTMPAPIGVIPIIAMTADAMPGDRDRCLASGMNDYVPKPVDRALLLETVARWLPAHPAVSGTEPDATPPAGPDAPGGAEDDSAERLDTHVLKQLTDDLDAALLAEVLHQFMEETRIRARRIAETDDPKLLARDAHTLKSTAATFGATVLSAKARALEDACRNGPADEVERLRARIPDLVESAADAYRATGLLT; encoded by the coding sequence ATGGCTGGACGCTTTTCCCTGCAGCGGATTCTCTTGATGGCGCTGGCCGGCGGGCTGGCGATGATCAGCTTCATCCACACCGTCACCGAAGCCTACAAGGACGGCATGGACGAAGCGGTGTTCGCCCTGGCCGGGATCGTATCGGCCTTCCTGCTGGCGGCGGTGCTGTTCCGCCAGGAAAAGCAGCGGCTGGTGCACGCGCGCGAAGCGGTGCAGGCCGCCGACGCCCGGCTGGAATCCGCCAACCGCCGCATGGTGGAAGCGGTGGAGGTGGTGAGCGAGGGGTTCGCCCTGTTCGACCCCGCCGACCGGCTGGTCCACTGCAACCGCCATTACCGCAACCTCTACCCCCTGACCGACATCCGCGAGGGGATGACGTTCGAGGAGCTGATCCGCAACGGGGCCGCCCACGGTCAATACGCCGCCTGCCCCCCCGGCGACATCGAGCCGTGGATCGCCGAGCGCATGGCCCACCACCGCAACCCCGGCGCCTCCTTCGAACAGGAGCTGGACGGCGGGCGCTGGCTGCGGGTCAGCGAATGGCGCACCAGCGACGGCGGCTATGTCGGCATCCGCACCGACATCACCGAGCACAAGCGGCGCGAGGCCGAGCTGGCGGAAAAGACCGAGCTTCTGGAAACCGTGTTCGCCGCCATGACCCAGGGGGTGGCGGTGTGGGCGGCCAACGGGCAGCTCCTGACCTGGAACCGCCGCTTTTCCGAGATGCTGGACCTGCCCCCCGGCTGGCTGCGGCCCGGCCGCACCAAGAAGGAGATGCTCCGGCTTCTGGCCGAGCGCGGCGAATTCGGGCCGGGGTCGCCCGAGGCGCTGGTCAACAAGCGGCTGGTCACGCTGGGGCCGAAGGCGGCCGGCGGACGCACCGAACACCGGCGGCCCGACGGCACGGTGCTGGAACGCACGGTGGTGCCCGTGGCCGGCGGGCGGACCATGCTGGTCAGCTACACCGACATCAGCGCCTTCCGCCGGGTGGAAACGGATCTGCGCGAAAGCGAGGAACGGTTCCGCCAGCTTTCCGACGCCGCCACCGACGCCATCGTGATGCACGAGGCCGGGATCGTGATGGACGCCAACGCCGCCGCCTGCACCCTGCTGGGGCTGGCCGCCGGGCAGCTCGTGGGTCGGCCCGTGCTGTCGCTGATCGCGCCGGAGGACATCGCCAAGGCCAGCCAGCGCCTGCGCGACCACAGCGAAACCCCGTTCGAGCTGACCTGCCGCCGCGCCGACGGCACCCGGCTGCTGGTGGAGGGGCGGACCCGCTACGTCGCCTACCGCGGGCGGATGGTGGGCATCGTCTCGGCCCGCGACATCACCGAGACGCGCCGCACCCAGGAACAGATGCGCGCCGCCAAGGAACAGGCCGAGCTGGCCAGCAAGGCCAAGTCGGAATTCCTGCGCACCATCAGCCACGAGATCCGCACCCCCATGAACGGCGTTCTGGGCACGCTGGGCCTGTTGCTGGACGGGGAACTGGACGAGCAGCAGCGCATCTACGCCACCACGGCGCGGGAATCGGGAGAGGCGCTGCTGGCCATCCTCAACGACATCCTGGACCTGTCGAAGATGGAGGCGGGCCGGCTGGCGCTGGAGGAGCACCGCTTCCATCTGGTGGAGTTGGTGGAAAGCGTGGTGGAACTGCTGTCGGCCCGCGCCACGGCCAAGGGCATCACCCTGGCCGCCTGCGTGCCGGCGCAGGTTCCCGTCAGCCTGCGCGGCGACGCCGGGCGGCTGCGCCAGATCCTGCTCAATCTGGCGGGCAACGCGGTCAAGTTCACCGAATCGGGCGGTGTGTCGGTGACGGTGGAGCTGGCCGCCCCCCACGGCGGCCCCAGCGTTGACGGGGGCGGGCCGGTCCATCTGCATTTCCGCATCACCGACACCGGCATCGGCATCGCCCCCGACGCGCTGCCGTCGCTGTTCACCGAATTCACCCAGGTCGATCCCCAGCCCTCGCGCCGCCACGGCGGCACCGGGCTGGGGCTGGCCATCTGCAAGCGGCTGGTGCAGCTCATGGGCGGGCGCATCGGGGTGGAAAGCACGCTGGGCCGCGGGTCGGTGTTCTGGTTCACGGTGCCGCTGCACCGCCAGCCGGGCGACGCGGCGGGCCAGGGCGGCGGCCTGACGGCCCGCCTGTCCGGCCGCCGCATCCTGCTGCTGGACCCCAGCCCCATCGGGCGCGACACCATGGCCGCCCAACTGCGGTCGTGGGGGGCGCACGTGGACGCCACCGGCGACACCGCCGCCGCCCTGCGGCTGGCCGGAACCGCCCCCATCGACATGGCCCTGGTGGACGGCGACGAGCGGGCCCTGCCCAACCTGATCGGCGCGCTGCGCGGGGCGGGGGTGCGGCGGATCATCCGGCTGACCATGGTGGGGCAGCATTGCGACGGGCTGCCCGCCGGCACCGACGCGCTGGTGATCAAGCCGGTGCGCCAGCGCCGCCTGCTGGACGTGCTGGAGGGCAAGCCGGGGGACAGCGCCCTGCCCCCGCCCCGCCCCGCCCGGCTCCAGGCCGCCGCGGTGGCGGGCCGCCGGCTGCTGCTGGCCGAGGACAGCCCGACCAACCAGCTCGTGGCCGCGTCCTTCCTCAAGGCCGCCGGCTATCAGGTGGACGTGGCCGCCAACGGGCTGGAAGCGGTGGAGGCCGCGCGCACGCTTCCCTACGACCTGATCCTGATGGATCTGGCGATGCCGGAGATGGACGGTCTGACGGCGGCGCGCACGCTGCGCACCATGCCGGCCCCCATCGGGGTCATTCCCATCATCGCCATGACCGCCGACGCCATGCCGGGCGACCGCGACCGCTGCCTTGCATCCGGCATGAACGATTACGTGCCCAAGCCGGTGGACCGCGCGCTGCTGCTGGAAACCGTGGCCCGCTGGCTGCCGGCCCACCCCGCCGTCTCCGGGACGGAACCGGACGCCACCCCGCCCGCGGGGCCGGACGCCCCCGGCGGTGCGGAGGACGACTCGGCGGAACGGCTGGATACCCATGTCCTGAAACAACTGACCGACGATCTGGACGCGGCGCTGCTGGCCGAAGTGCTGCACCAGTTCATGGAGGAGACCCGCATCCGCGCCCGCCGCATCGCCGAAACGGACGATCCCAAGCTGCTGGCACGGGATGCCCACACGCTGAAGAGCACCGCCGCCACGTTCGGCGCCACGGTGCTGTCGGCCAAGGCCCGCGCGCTGGAAGACGCCTGCCGCAACGGCCCGGCGGACGAGGTGGAGCGCCTGCGCGCCCGCATCCCCGATCTGGTCGAATCCGCCGCCGACGCCTACCGCGCCACGGGGCTTCTGACATAA
- a CDS encoding transglutaminase family protein produces MTILEVRHTTIYRYSHPVRFGEHRLMFRPRDSHDMRLREALLTISPPPASIRWLHDVFGNSIAIASFDAMAEELRFESVIRLEPFPIDGPEFPIEEYARAYPFSYSAEEIPDLGRTTERHYPDPEHKVDAWARDFVVNAGQPADTLAVLAAMTEGIRNGFTYAAREAEGTQTPVETLESRSGTCRDFALLMMEGVRSLGLAARFVTGYLYDPARDSGPGGAEEGDAPPTVGGGATHAWVQVYLPGAGWAEFDPTNGIIGSRNLIRVAVTRDPSQAVPLAGSWIAESEEARFLGMTVDVQVNSAPVCE; encoded by the coding sequence ATGACGATCCTCGAGGTCAGGCACACGACCATCTACCGCTATTCCCATCCCGTCCGCTTCGGTGAACACCGGCTGATGTTCCGCCCGCGCGACAGCCACGACATGCGCCTGCGCGAAGCGCTGCTGACCATCAGCCCGCCGCCGGCATCCATCCGCTGGCTGCACGACGTGTTCGGCAACTCCATCGCCATCGCCTCGTTCGACGCCATGGCCGAGGAGCTGCGGTTCGAAAGCGTGATCCGGCTGGAGCCGTTTCCCATCGACGGCCCCGAATTCCCCATCGAGGAGTACGCCCGCGCCTACCCCTTCAGCTATTCGGCCGAAGAGATCCCCGACCTGGGCCGCACCACCGAACGCCATTACCCCGATCCCGAGCACAAGGTGGACGCCTGGGCGCGGGATTTCGTGGTCAACGCCGGCCAGCCCGCCGACACCCTGGCCGTGCTGGCCGCCATGACCGAGGGCATCCGCAACGGCTTCACCTATGCCGCCCGCGAGGCCGAGGGCACCCAGACCCCCGTCGAGACCCTGGAATCCCGCAGCGGCACCTGCCGCGACTTCGCCCTGCTGATGATGGAAGGGGTGCGAAGCCTGGGGCTGGCCGCGCGGTTCGTCACCGGCTACCTCTACGATCCCGCCCGCGACTCCGGCCCGGGCGGGGCGGAGGAGGGAGACGCACCGCCCACCGTCGGCGGGGGGGCTACCCATGCGTGGGTTCAGGTCTATCTTCCGGGGGCGGGGTGGGCCGAATTCGATCCGACCAATGGTATTATCGGCAGCCGCAACCTGATCCGCGTGGCCGTCACCCGTGACCCGTCACAGGCGGTGCCGCTGGCGGGTTCGTGGATCGCCGAGAGTGAGGAGGCCCGCTTTCTCGGCATGACGGTCGATGTTCAGGTTAACAGTGCACCGGTTTGTGAGTAA